One window from the genome of Zonotrichia leucophrys gambelii isolate GWCS_2022_RI chromosome 29, RI_Zleu_2.0, whole genome shotgun sequence encodes:
- the LOC135459109 gene encoding collagen and calcium-binding EGF domain-containing protein 1-like, whose amino-acid sequence MKNRPVLAVLLLLALPLALARRAPAAPPGPAPGMPGPEPLPWSPRGSPGAAAAAAALELLREESAGPPAAPQKRDMHDFFVGLMGKRAAGRGNGSPAPRCSPGPPAPGEAPLRAA is encoded by the exons ATGAAGAACCGGCCGGTGCTGgccgtgctgctgctcctggcgcTGCCGCTCGCCCTcgcccgccgcgcccccgccgccccgccgggccccgctccG GGGATGCCCGGCCCGGAGCCGCTGCCGTGGAGCCCCcgcggcagccccggggccgccgctgccgccgccgcgctgGAGCTGCTGCGGGAGGAAAGCGCCG GTCCCCCCGCGGCGCCGCAGAAGA GAGACATGCACGATTTCTTCGTGGGGCTCATGGGGAAAcgagcggcggggcgggggaaCGGCAGCCCGGCCCCCCGGTGCTCCCCGGGACCCCCCGCTCCCGGCGAGGCCCCGCTGCGGGCGGCGTGA